In one window of Vulpes vulpes isolate BD-2025 chromosome 1, VulVul3, whole genome shotgun sequence DNA:
- the SIGLEC5 gene encoding sialic acid-binding Ig-like lectin 5 isoform X4 has protein sequence MLPLLLLPLLWGGKWAKGGELGTGGSGLDPPPSLCVPPGSLQEDAEYELRVQESVTVQEGLCADVPCSFSYRWSWWYSSAILYMYWFRDGDNIYNSLPVATNNRRIKVKTETQDRFHLIGNPPDNNCSLRIREARTSDQGVYQFRMERENEGYTYRDKKLTLKVAALTQKPDIHFLEPLKSGFPQNLTCSLPGFCEGGRPLTFSWVGGALDQRLDPQTLSSSVLTLTPRLQDHGSNLTCRVSLPGAQSTVERTIRLNVSYAPQNLTMSIFFSDVAALKILENTSSILIQESWALQLLCAADSNPPAELSWFQGSPALNATPIYRSPILDLPQVGTAEEGDFTCRAQNSLGSQHVSLHLSVVYPPRPLSPSCSWEGEALQCTCSSNARPAPTLRWRLGEGLLERNHSNASLTVTSSAEGPWANSSLSLRGPLGSGLRLSCEAWNMYGKQSAAVLLLPGKSVFLAGAVPAALGGAGATALLFLCLCLSFFCIMKARRKQTSGSGDGIDDEDPVMGTVAWPWNSG, from the exons ATGCtacccctgctgctgctgcccctgctgtggGGGGGTAAGTGGGCCAAGGGAGGGGAGTTGGGCACAGGTGGGAGTGGGCTGGACCCACCGCCAAGCCTCTGTGTCCccccagggtccctgcaggaggATGCAGAGTATGAGCTCCGAGTGCAGGAATCAgtaacagtgcaggagggtctgTGTGCAGACGTGCCCTGCTCTTTCTCCTACCGCTGGAGCTGGTGGTATTCCTCTGCGATCCTATATATGTACTGGTTCCGGGATGGGGACAACATATACAATTCCCTGCCTGTGGCTACAAATAACCGAAGGATAAAGGTGAAGACAGAGACCCAGGACCGATTCCACCTCATCGGGAACCCCCCAGACAACAACTGCTCCCTGAGAATCAGAGAGGCCAGGACAAGCGACCAGGGAGTCTACCAATTCCGAATGGAGAGAGAGAACGAGGGATATACTTACAGAGATAAGAAGCTGACCCTGAAGGTGGCAG cCCTGACACAGAAACCGGACATCCACTTTCTGGAGCCCCTGAAGTCTGGCTTCCCCCAAAACCTGACCTGCAGTCTGCCGGGATTCTGCGAAGGGGGAAGACCTCTCACCTTCTCCTGGGTAGGGGGTGCTCTGGACCAGCGGCTGGACCCCCAGACCTTGTCCTCCTCAGTGCTGACCCTCACCCCGAGGCTGCAGGACCATGGCAGCAACCTCACCTGTCGGGTGTCCCTGCCAGGAGCTCAGAGCACCGTGGAGAGAACCATCAGGCTCAATGTGTCCT ACGCTCCCCAGAACCTCACCATGAGCATCTTCTTCAGTGATGTTGCAG CCCTGAAGATTCTGGAAAACACCTCATCCATTCTCATCCAGGAGAGCTGGGCTCTGCAACTGCTCTGTGCTGCTGACAGCAACCCCCCTGCGGAGCTGAGCTGGTTCCAGGGGTCCCCCGCCCTGAATGCCACCCCCATCTACAGAAGTCCCATCCTGGACCTGCCTCAAGTAGGGACTGCAGAGGAAGGAGACTTCACCTGCCGAGCTCAGAACTCGCTGGGCTCCCAGCACGTCTCCCTGCACCTCTCTGTGGTCT aCCCCCCGCGGCCGCTCAGCCCCTCCTGTTCCTGGGAGGGCGAGGCACTGCAGTGCACCTGCTCCTCCAACGCGCGCCCGGCCCCCACCCTGCGCTggcggctgggggaggggctgctggagcGGAACCACAGCAATGCCTCCTTGACCGTCACCTCCAGCGCTGAGGGGCCCTGGGCCAACAGCTCCCTGAGCCTCCGTGGGCCGCTGGGCTCTGGCCTCAGACTCAGCTGCGAGGCCTGGAATATGTACGGGAAACAGAGCGCCGCTGTCCTGCTGCTGCCAG GGAAATCGGTATTCCTGGCAGGAGCCGTGCCTGCAGCTCTTGGAGGTGCTGGTGCCACTGCTCTGCTGttcctatgtctgtgcctctccttcttttgcat AATGAAAGCCCGCAGGAAGCAGACATCTGGGAGTGGAGACGGCATAGATGATGAAGATCCTGTCATGGGTACCGTTGCCTGG CCATGGAATTCTGGATGA
- the SIGLEC5 gene encoding sialic acid-binding Ig-like lectin 5 isoform X5, with protein MLPLLLLPLLWGGKWAKGGELGTGGSGLDPPPSLCVPPGSLQEDAEYELRVQESVTVQEGLCADVPCSFSYRWSWWYSSAILYMYWFRDGDNIYNSLPVATNNRRIKVKTETQDRFHLIGNPPDNNCSLRIREARTSDQGVYQFRMERENEGYTYRDKKLTLKVAALTQKPDIHFLEPLKSGFPQNLTCSLPGFCEGGRPLTFSWVGGALDQRLDPQTLSSSVLTLTPRLQDHGSNLTCRVSLPGAQSTVERTIRLNVSYAPQNLTMSIFFSDVAALKILENTSSILIQESWALQLLCAADSNPPAELSWFQGSPALNATPIYRSPILDLPQVGTAEEGDFTCRAQNSLGSQHVSLHLSVVYPPRPLSPSCSWEGEALQCTCSSNARPAPTLRWRLGEGLLERNHSNASLTVTSSAEGPWANSSLSLRGPLGSGLRLSCEAWNMYGKQSAAVLLLPGKSVFLAGAVPAALGGAGATALLFLCLCLSFFCIMKARRKQTSGSGDGIDDEDPVMGTVAWH; from the exons ATGCtacccctgctgctgctgcccctgctgtggGGGGGTAAGTGGGCCAAGGGAGGGGAGTTGGGCACAGGTGGGAGTGGGCTGGACCCACCGCCAAGCCTCTGTGTCCccccagggtccctgcaggaggATGCAGAGTATGAGCTCCGAGTGCAGGAATCAgtaacagtgcaggagggtctgTGTGCAGACGTGCCCTGCTCTTTCTCCTACCGCTGGAGCTGGTGGTATTCCTCTGCGATCCTATATATGTACTGGTTCCGGGATGGGGACAACATATACAATTCCCTGCCTGTGGCTACAAATAACCGAAGGATAAAGGTGAAGACAGAGACCCAGGACCGATTCCACCTCATCGGGAACCCCCCAGACAACAACTGCTCCCTGAGAATCAGAGAGGCCAGGACAAGCGACCAGGGAGTCTACCAATTCCGAATGGAGAGAGAGAACGAGGGATATACTTACAGAGATAAGAAGCTGACCCTGAAGGTGGCAG cCCTGACACAGAAACCGGACATCCACTTTCTGGAGCCCCTGAAGTCTGGCTTCCCCCAAAACCTGACCTGCAGTCTGCCGGGATTCTGCGAAGGGGGAAGACCTCTCACCTTCTCCTGGGTAGGGGGTGCTCTGGACCAGCGGCTGGACCCCCAGACCTTGTCCTCCTCAGTGCTGACCCTCACCCCGAGGCTGCAGGACCATGGCAGCAACCTCACCTGTCGGGTGTCCCTGCCAGGAGCTCAGAGCACCGTGGAGAGAACCATCAGGCTCAATGTGTCCT ACGCTCCCCAGAACCTCACCATGAGCATCTTCTTCAGTGATGTTGCAG CCCTGAAGATTCTGGAAAACACCTCATCCATTCTCATCCAGGAGAGCTGGGCTCTGCAACTGCTCTGTGCTGCTGACAGCAACCCCCCTGCGGAGCTGAGCTGGTTCCAGGGGTCCCCCGCCCTGAATGCCACCCCCATCTACAGAAGTCCCATCCTGGACCTGCCTCAAGTAGGGACTGCAGAGGAAGGAGACTTCACCTGCCGAGCTCAGAACTCGCTGGGCTCCCAGCACGTCTCCCTGCACCTCTCTGTGGTCT aCCCCCCGCGGCCGCTCAGCCCCTCCTGTTCCTGGGAGGGCGAGGCACTGCAGTGCACCTGCTCCTCCAACGCGCGCCCGGCCCCCACCCTGCGCTggcggctgggggaggggctgctggagcGGAACCACAGCAATGCCTCCTTGACCGTCACCTCCAGCGCTGAGGGGCCCTGGGCCAACAGCTCCCTGAGCCTCCGTGGGCCGCTGGGCTCTGGCCTCAGACTCAGCTGCGAGGCCTGGAATATGTACGGGAAACAGAGCGCCGCTGTCCTGCTGCTGCCAG GGAAATCGGTATTCCTGGCAGGAGCCGTGCCTGCAGCTCTTGGAGGTGCTGGTGCCACTGCTCTGCTGttcctatgtctgtgcctctccttcttttgcat AATGAAAGCCCGCAGGAAGCAGACATCTGGGAGTGGAGACGGCATAGATGATGAAGATCCTGTCATGGGTACCGTTGCCTGG CACTAG
- the SIGLEC5 gene encoding sialic acid-binding Ig-like lectin 5 isoform X2, whose product MPASRGLGILTCCVRCRGSLQEDAEYELRVQESVTVQEGLCADVPCSFSYRWSWWYSSAILYMYWFRDGDNIYNSLPVATNNRRIKVKTETQDRFHLIGNPPDNNCSLRIREARTSDQGVYQFRMERENEGYTYRDKKLTLKVAALTQKPDIHFLEPLKSGFPQNLTCSLPGFCEGGRPLTFSWVGGALDQRLDPQTLSSSVLTLTPRLQDHGSNLTCRVSLPGAQSTVERTIRLNVSYAPQNLTMSIFFSDVAALKILENTSSILIQESWALQLLCAADSNPPAELSWFQGSPALNATPIYRSPILDLPQVGTAEEGDFTCRAQNSLGSQHVSLHLSVVYPPRPLSPSCSWEGEALQCTCSSNARPAPTLRWRLGEGLLERNHSNASLTVTSSAEGPWANSSLSLRGPLGSGLRLSCEAWNMYGKQSAAVLLLPGKSVFLAGAVPAALGGAGATALLFLCLCLSFFCIMKARRKQTSGSGDGIDDEDPVMGTVAWGSRQKAWPDSTQDQAAPAGDAPPSGDQQDLHYASFSFHEMKLREPQDEEATSTNEYSEIRTSK is encoded by the exons ATGCCAGCCTCCAGGGGCCTCGGTATTTTAACCTGCTGTGTCAGATGCAGAG ggtccctgcaggaggATGCAGAGTATGAGCTCCGAGTGCAGGAATCAgtaacagtgcaggagggtctgTGTGCAGACGTGCCCTGCTCTTTCTCCTACCGCTGGAGCTGGTGGTATTCCTCTGCGATCCTATATATGTACTGGTTCCGGGATGGGGACAACATATACAATTCCCTGCCTGTGGCTACAAATAACCGAAGGATAAAGGTGAAGACAGAGACCCAGGACCGATTCCACCTCATCGGGAACCCCCCAGACAACAACTGCTCCCTGAGAATCAGAGAGGCCAGGACAAGCGACCAGGGAGTCTACCAATTCCGAATGGAGAGAGAGAACGAGGGATATACTTACAGAGATAAGAAGCTGACCCTGAAGGTGGCAG cCCTGACACAGAAACCGGACATCCACTTTCTGGAGCCCCTGAAGTCTGGCTTCCCCCAAAACCTGACCTGCAGTCTGCCGGGATTCTGCGAAGGGGGAAGACCTCTCACCTTCTCCTGGGTAGGGGGTGCTCTGGACCAGCGGCTGGACCCCCAGACCTTGTCCTCCTCAGTGCTGACCCTCACCCCGAGGCTGCAGGACCATGGCAGCAACCTCACCTGTCGGGTGTCCCTGCCAGGAGCTCAGAGCACCGTGGAGAGAACCATCAGGCTCAATGTGTCCT ACGCTCCCCAGAACCTCACCATGAGCATCTTCTTCAGTGATGTTGCAG CCCTGAAGATTCTGGAAAACACCTCATCCATTCTCATCCAGGAGAGCTGGGCTCTGCAACTGCTCTGTGCTGCTGACAGCAACCCCCCTGCGGAGCTGAGCTGGTTCCAGGGGTCCCCCGCCCTGAATGCCACCCCCATCTACAGAAGTCCCATCCTGGACCTGCCTCAAGTAGGGACTGCAGAGGAAGGAGACTTCACCTGCCGAGCTCAGAACTCGCTGGGCTCCCAGCACGTCTCCCTGCACCTCTCTGTGGTCT aCCCCCCGCGGCCGCTCAGCCCCTCCTGTTCCTGGGAGGGCGAGGCACTGCAGTGCACCTGCTCCTCCAACGCGCGCCCGGCCCCCACCCTGCGCTggcggctgggggaggggctgctggagcGGAACCACAGCAATGCCTCCTTGACCGTCACCTCCAGCGCTGAGGGGCCCTGGGCCAACAGCTCCCTGAGCCTCCGTGGGCCGCTGGGCTCTGGCCTCAGACTCAGCTGCGAGGCCTGGAATATGTACGGGAAACAGAGCGCCGCTGTCCTGCTGCTGCCAG GGAAATCGGTATTCCTGGCAGGAGCCGTGCCTGCAGCTCTTGGAGGTGCTGGTGCCACTGCTCTGCTGttcctatgtctgtgcctctccttcttttgcat AATGAAAGCCCGCAGGAAGCAGACATCTGGGAGTGGAGACGGCATAGATGATGAAGATCCTGTCATGGGTACCGTTGCCTGG GGTTCCAGGCAAAAGGCCTGGCCAGACAGCACCCAAGACCAGGCAGCTCCTGCTGGGGATGCCCCTCCCTCGGGGGATCAACAGGATCTGCATTATGCCTCCTTCAGCTTTCATGAGATGAAGTTGAGGGAGCCTCAGGATGAGGAGGCCACCAGCACCAACGAGTACTCAGAGATCAGGACAAGCAAATGA
- the SIGLEC5 gene encoding sialic acid-binding Ig-like lectin 5 isoform X1: MLPLLLLPLLWGGKWAKGGELGTGGSGLDPPPSLCVPPGSLQEDAEYELRVQESVTVQEGLCADVPCSFSYRWSWWYSSAILYMYWFRDGDNIYNSLPVATNNRRIKVKTETQDRFHLIGNPPDNNCSLRIREARTSDQGVYQFRMERENEGYTYRDKKLTLKVAALTQKPDIHFLEPLKSGFPQNLTCSLPGFCEGGRPLTFSWVGGALDQRLDPQTLSSSVLTLTPRLQDHGSNLTCRVSLPGAQSTVERTIRLNVSYAPQNLTMSIFFSDVAALKILENTSSILIQESWALQLLCAADSNPPAELSWFQGSPALNATPIYRSPILDLPQVGTAEEGDFTCRAQNSLGSQHVSLHLSVVYPPRPLSPSCSWEGEALQCTCSSNARPAPTLRWRLGEGLLERNHSNASLTVTSSAEGPWANSSLSLRGPLGSGLRLSCEAWNMYGKQSAAVLLLPGKSVFLAGAVPAALGGAGATALLFLCLCLSFFCIMKARRKQTSGSGDGIDDEDPVMGTVAWGSRQKAWPDSTQDQAAPAGDAPPSGDQQDLHYASFSFHEMKLREPQDEEATSTNEYSEIRTSK; encoded by the exons ATGCtacccctgctgctgctgcccctgctgtggGGGGGTAAGTGGGCCAAGGGAGGGGAGTTGGGCACAGGTGGGAGTGGGCTGGACCCACCGCCAAGCCTCTGTGTCCccccagggtccctgcaggaggATGCAGAGTATGAGCTCCGAGTGCAGGAATCAgtaacagtgcaggagggtctgTGTGCAGACGTGCCCTGCTCTTTCTCCTACCGCTGGAGCTGGTGGTATTCCTCTGCGATCCTATATATGTACTGGTTCCGGGATGGGGACAACATATACAATTCCCTGCCTGTGGCTACAAATAACCGAAGGATAAAGGTGAAGACAGAGACCCAGGACCGATTCCACCTCATCGGGAACCCCCCAGACAACAACTGCTCCCTGAGAATCAGAGAGGCCAGGACAAGCGACCAGGGAGTCTACCAATTCCGAATGGAGAGAGAGAACGAGGGATATACTTACAGAGATAAGAAGCTGACCCTGAAGGTGGCAG cCCTGACACAGAAACCGGACATCCACTTTCTGGAGCCCCTGAAGTCTGGCTTCCCCCAAAACCTGACCTGCAGTCTGCCGGGATTCTGCGAAGGGGGAAGACCTCTCACCTTCTCCTGGGTAGGGGGTGCTCTGGACCAGCGGCTGGACCCCCAGACCTTGTCCTCCTCAGTGCTGACCCTCACCCCGAGGCTGCAGGACCATGGCAGCAACCTCACCTGTCGGGTGTCCCTGCCAGGAGCTCAGAGCACCGTGGAGAGAACCATCAGGCTCAATGTGTCCT ACGCTCCCCAGAACCTCACCATGAGCATCTTCTTCAGTGATGTTGCAG CCCTGAAGATTCTGGAAAACACCTCATCCATTCTCATCCAGGAGAGCTGGGCTCTGCAACTGCTCTGTGCTGCTGACAGCAACCCCCCTGCGGAGCTGAGCTGGTTCCAGGGGTCCCCCGCCCTGAATGCCACCCCCATCTACAGAAGTCCCATCCTGGACCTGCCTCAAGTAGGGACTGCAGAGGAAGGAGACTTCACCTGCCGAGCTCAGAACTCGCTGGGCTCCCAGCACGTCTCCCTGCACCTCTCTGTGGTCT aCCCCCCGCGGCCGCTCAGCCCCTCCTGTTCCTGGGAGGGCGAGGCACTGCAGTGCACCTGCTCCTCCAACGCGCGCCCGGCCCCCACCCTGCGCTggcggctgggggaggggctgctggagcGGAACCACAGCAATGCCTCCTTGACCGTCACCTCCAGCGCTGAGGGGCCCTGGGCCAACAGCTCCCTGAGCCTCCGTGGGCCGCTGGGCTCTGGCCTCAGACTCAGCTGCGAGGCCTGGAATATGTACGGGAAACAGAGCGCCGCTGTCCTGCTGCTGCCAG GGAAATCGGTATTCCTGGCAGGAGCCGTGCCTGCAGCTCTTGGAGGTGCTGGTGCCACTGCTCTGCTGttcctatgtctgtgcctctccttcttttgcat AATGAAAGCCCGCAGGAAGCAGACATCTGGGAGTGGAGACGGCATAGATGATGAAGATCCTGTCATGGGTACCGTTGCCTGG GGTTCCAGGCAAAAGGCCTGGCCAGACAGCACCCAAGACCAGGCAGCTCCTGCTGGGGATGCCCCTCCCTCGGGGGATCAACAGGATCTGCATTATGCCTCCTTCAGCTTTCATGAGATGAAGTTGAGGGAGCCTCAGGATGAGGAGGCCACCAGCACCAACGAGTACTCAGAGATCAGGACAAGCAAATGA
- the SIGLEC5 gene encoding sialic acid-binding Ig-like lectin 5 isoform X3, translated as MLPLLLLPLLWGGSLQEDAEYELRVQESVTVQEGLCADVPCSFSYRWSWWYSSAILYMYWFRDGDNIYNSLPVATNNRRIKVKTETQDRFHLIGNPPDNNCSLRIREARTSDQGVYQFRMERENEGYTYRDKKLTLKVAALTQKPDIHFLEPLKSGFPQNLTCSLPGFCEGGRPLTFSWVGGALDQRLDPQTLSSSVLTLTPRLQDHGSNLTCRVSLPGAQSTVERTIRLNVSYAPQNLTMSIFFSDVAALKILENTSSILIQESWALQLLCAADSNPPAELSWFQGSPALNATPIYRSPILDLPQVGTAEEGDFTCRAQNSLGSQHVSLHLSVVYPPRPLSPSCSWEGEALQCTCSSNARPAPTLRWRLGEGLLERNHSNASLTVTSSAEGPWANSSLSLRGPLGSGLRLSCEAWNMYGKQSAAVLLLPGKSVFLAGAVPAALGGAGATALLFLCLCLSFFCIMKARRKQTSGSGDGIDDEDPVMGTVAWGSRQKAWPDSTQDQAAPAGDAPPSGDQQDLHYASFSFHEMKLREPQDEEATSTNEYSEIRTSK; from the exons ATGCtacccctgctgctgctgcccctgctgtggGGGG ggtccctgcaggaggATGCAGAGTATGAGCTCCGAGTGCAGGAATCAgtaacagtgcaggagggtctgTGTGCAGACGTGCCCTGCTCTTTCTCCTACCGCTGGAGCTGGTGGTATTCCTCTGCGATCCTATATATGTACTGGTTCCGGGATGGGGACAACATATACAATTCCCTGCCTGTGGCTACAAATAACCGAAGGATAAAGGTGAAGACAGAGACCCAGGACCGATTCCACCTCATCGGGAACCCCCCAGACAACAACTGCTCCCTGAGAATCAGAGAGGCCAGGACAAGCGACCAGGGAGTCTACCAATTCCGAATGGAGAGAGAGAACGAGGGATATACTTACAGAGATAAGAAGCTGACCCTGAAGGTGGCAG cCCTGACACAGAAACCGGACATCCACTTTCTGGAGCCCCTGAAGTCTGGCTTCCCCCAAAACCTGACCTGCAGTCTGCCGGGATTCTGCGAAGGGGGAAGACCTCTCACCTTCTCCTGGGTAGGGGGTGCTCTGGACCAGCGGCTGGACCCCCAGACCTTGTCCTCCTCAGTGCTGACCCTCACCCCGAGGCTGCAGGACCATGGCAGCAACCTCACCTGTCGGGTGTCCCTGCCAGGAGCTCAGAGCACCGTGGAGAGAACCATCAGGCTCAATGTGTCCT ACGCTCCCCAGAACCTCACCATGAGCATCTTCTTCAGTGATGTTGCAG CCCTGAAGATTCTGGAAAACACCTCATCCATTCTCATCCAGGAGAGCTGGGCTCTGCAACTGCTCTGTGCTGCTGACAGCAACCCCCCTGCGGAGCTGAGCTGGTTCCAGGGGTCCCCCGCCCTGAATGCCACCCCCATCTACAGAAGTCCCATCCTGGACCTGCCTCAAGTAGGGACTGCAGAGGAAGGAGACTTCACCTGCCGAGCTCAGAACTCGCTGGGCTCCCAGCACGTCTCCCTGCACCTCTCTGTGGTCT aCCCCCCGCGGCCGCTCAGCCCCTCCTGTTCCTGGGAGGGCGAGGCACTGCAGTGCACCTGCTCCTCCAACGCGCGCCCGGCCCCCACCCTGCGCTggcggctgggggaggggctgctggagcGGAACCACAGCAATGCCTCCTTGACCGTCACCTCCAGCGCTGAGGGGCCCTGGGCCAACAGCTCCCTGAGCCTCCGTGGGCCGCTGGGCTCTGGCCTCAGACTCAGCTGCGAGGCCTGGAATATGTACGGGAAACAGAGCGCCGCTGTCCTGCTGCTGCCAG GGAAATCGGTATTCCTGGCAGGAGCCGTGCCTGCAGCTCTTGGAGGTGCTGGTGCCACTGCTCTGCTGttcctatgtctgtgcctctccttcttttgcat AATGAAAGCCCGCAGGAAGCAGACATCTGGGAGTGGAGACGGCATAGATGATGAAGATCCTGTCATGGGTACCGTTGCCTGG GGTTCCAGGCAAAAGGCCTGGCCAGACAGCACCCAAGACCAGGCAGCTCCTGCTGGGGATGCCCCTCCCTCGGGGGATCAACAGGATCTGCATTATGCCTCCTTCAGCTTTCATGAGATGAAGTTGAGGGAGCCTCAGGATGAGGAGGCCACCAGCACCAACGAGTACTCAGAGATCAGGACAAGCAAATGA